A single Elephas maximus indicus isolate mEleMax1 chromosome 2, mEleMax1 primary haplotype, whole genome shotgun sequence DNA region contains:
- the RIPPLY3 gene encoding protein ripply3 has protein sequence MRPEAAAGAQEAPGRGCHCPGDSPGRPPPPRGPESSTPWRPWSHTSGAAELVRAGRQLEPGSDQQTLGSKGAFGFQHPVRLYLPISKRQEYLQSSGEKVLASFPVQATIHFYNDESDSDDDGEREEEIHPSALQCQETEGSAGSGPGRNARTT, from the exons ATGAGACCCGAGGCGGCGGCGGGAGCCCAGGAGGCGCCCGGGCGCGGCTGTCACTGCCCCGGGGACAGTCCCGGAAGGCCACCGCCGCCGCGAGGGCCGGAGAG CTCCACACCCTGGAGACCTTGGAGCCACACATCTGGAGCTGCTGAGCTGGTGAGAGCTGGAAGACAG CTTGAGCCCGGGAGTGACCAACAAACTTTGGGGTCAAAGGGGGCCTTCGGGTTTCAGCATCCTGTAAG aCTTTATTTGCCCATCTCAAAGCGCCAAGAATATCTGCAGAGTTCCGGGGAGAAAGTGCTGGCCAGTTTCCCAGTGCAAGCCACCATTCACTTTTACAACGATGAATCTGATTCAGATGATGATGGAGAACGAGAGGAAGAGATCCACCCCTCTGCCCTTCAGTGCCAGGAGACAGAGGGCTCTGCGGGGAGTGGTCCGGGGAGAAATGCAAGGACCACTTGA